One Chryseobacterium sp. StRB126 genomic region harbors:
- a CDS encoding porin: MKAQDRKDSLEIVIQPYASLRGHLAVYDDKMELQENASRIGVEFNIKKRDFGFIAGGEIQLNMFKGGTSFNVDGNLSGGFLTLESVQKQQVFGNRLGYLGLDLGKLGTLTIGKQWSVYRDVTSYTDRFNVFGARASATFIGGTDGGDTGTGRADQSVIYRNHFGPFYLGGQIQARGGNNGKFIDGFGASLQYRIKEGFFTGIAYNRALLSDSLINNGMIIGLTGQPTYFSLGTKYVGRVIDFSIVGILQKNGDFSQGFYVNPAGGSLPFTTVFNAKGIEVFGKYKLQKISFLAGYNLYVPDRNHISEQYNFDPGFKKNDIIVGFSYSPFRFAQIYSEQRFSMGKTFSGEKEKSVFTLGLRLDLSESFSKKISL, encoded by the coding sequence ATGAAAGCACAGGATAGAAAAGATTCTTTGGAAATTGTAATACAACCTTACGCAAGTCTCCGTGGGCATTTAGCTGTATATGATGATAAAATGGAGCTTCAGGAGAATGCTTCCAGAATTGGCGTAGAGTTTAATATAAAGAAAAGAGATTTTGGCTTCATTGCAGGTGGAGAAATTCAGCTGAACATGTTTAAAGGAGGTACATCTTTTAATGTAGATGGTAATTTGTCAGGAGGTTTTCTTACACTAGAGTCTGTACAGAAACAACAGGTTTTTGGGAACCGACTTGGGTACTTGGGATTGGATTTGGGGAAATTAGGAACCCTTACCATTGGAAAACAATGGAGTGTTTATCGTGATGTTACTTCATATACAGATCGTTTTAATGTTTTTGGAGCAAGGGCATCTGCCACATTTATTGGCGGAACAGATGGAGGTGACACCGGAACCGGGCGTGCAGATCAGTCCGTCATTTACAGGAATCATTTTGGACCATTTTATCTCGGAGGGCAAATTCAGGCCAGAGGTGGAAATAATGGTAAATTTATTGATGGATTTGGAGCTTCTCTTCAATATCGAATAAAAGAAGGTTTTTTTACAGGTATAGCTTATAACAGAGCTTTACTTAGTGATAGCCTTATCAACAACGGAATGATTATAGGTCTTACAGGGCAGCCAACATATTTTTCTTTAGGAACTAAATACGTTGGAAGAGTTATAGATTTCAGTATTGTTGGAATATTACAGAAAAACGGGGACTTTTCTCAAGGTTTTTACGTTAATCCTGCAGGAGGATCATTGCCTTTTACAACCGTTTTCAATGCCAAAGGAATAGAGGTTTTCGGAAAGTATAAACTCCAAAAGATCTCTTTTTTAGCGGGTTATAATCTTTATGTTCCAGATCGAAATCATATTTCAGAACAATACAACTTCGATCCCGGATTCAAAAAAAATGATATTATTGTAGGGTTTTCCTATTCCCCTTTCAGATTTGCTCAAATTTATAGTGAACAAAGATTCTCTATGGGGAAAACGTTTTCAGGAGAAAAAGAGAAAAGTGTTTTCACTTTAGGCCTTAGACTTGATCTTTCGGAGAGTTTTAGTAAGAAAATCAGTCTTTAA
- a CDS encoding acyltransferase family protein: protein MNRDLYIDFAKGLATLSIIFIHTAFWSGQFYITAEIRVFSLVFDVALFYALSGITSGANIEKTFYRLLKLQITYMIFVTFLFFLDYFFKVFGLTFLSLEWLQNFYSTFGSKYSTTSISMMPQWQNLGNWYLHQYTNADTFPVVMGSFWYLKVYYILTVLGVLILRFFPRHINWFIGLCIGLTLLFNIFPEYYPTGQGGYVAFYMAVFLIGNRMRGKKIPTKLIPVLYTLVGVALGWMFWYYGNEIFYKINKNKFPPQIPYIIWAQFSLVTLFVLYNRLKVPKENIITYIGKNAIFFYFAQGISSSLVYFLVVPLKENMLWWLLMIIIYVINIILAFVISAGLKKVDALGWSSLEFLRKKTAIKD from the coding sequence ATGAACAGAGACCTCTACATTGATTTCGCTAAAGGGCTGGCTACCCTATCCATTATCTTCATCCATACCGCTTTCTGGTCGGGGCAGTTTTACATTACTGCAGAAATAAGGGTCTTTTCTCTTGTTTTTGATGTTGCATTATTTTATGCATTGAGCGGAATTACTTCAGGAGCAAATATTGAGAAAACTTTTTATAGATTACTGAAACTACAGATCACTTATATGATCTTTGTAACCTTTCTGTTCTTTCTGGATTATTTCTTTAAAGTATTTGGCCTTACTTTCTTGTCTTTGGAATGGCTACAAAACTTTTATTCAACCTTTGGATCAAAATATTCCACAACCAGTATTTCAATGATGCCTCAATGGCAAAATTTAGGCAACTGGTACCTTCATCAATACACCAATGCTGATACTTTTCCGGTTGTTATGGGAAGCTTCTGGTATTTGAAAGTCTATTATATTCTGACCGTTCTGGGTGTATTAATCTTAAGATTTTTTCCGAGACACATCAATTGGTTCATTGGACTTTGTATTGGCCTAACCTTGCTATTCAACATTTTTCCGGAATACTACCCAACAGGACAAGGGGGTTATGTTGCCTTTTATATGGCAGTATTCTTAATTGGAAACAGAATGCGTGGGAAAAAGATTCCTACAAAGCTTATTCCCGTTCTATATACGCTTGTAGGTGTAGCTTTAGGATGGATGTTCTGGTATTATGGAAATGAAATTTTCTACAAAATCAATAAGAATAAATTTCCACCACAGATCCCATACATCATTTGGGCGCAGTTCTCATTGGTTACATTATTTGTTCTTTACAACAGATTAAAAGTGCCCAAGGAGAATATCATAACCTATATTGGTAAAAATGCCATTTTCTTCTATTTTGCACAGGGAATAAGCTCATCGCTAGTTTATTTTCTGGTAGTTCCTCTTAAGGAAAATATGCTCTGGTGGCTCTTAATGATTATTATTTACGTTATTAATATCATCTTAGCATTCGTTATTTCCGCGGGCCTGAAAAAAGTAGATGCATTGGGATGGAGTAGCCTTGAATTTTTAAGAAAGAAAACAGCTATTAAAGATTAA